The following coding sequences lie in one Musa acuminata AAA Group cultivar baxijiao chromosome BXJ3-1, Cavendish_Baxijiao_AAA, whole genome shotgun sequence genomic window:
- the LOC135628474 gene encoding small heat shock protein, chloroplastic-like — MSLALSSFGPSSVLLSTRRGTINCGRWHITAMGAQSRDNLDHMQRASKPQQSQPLLKRRAAPSSPIGLWDRFPTARTIQQMMDTMERVMEDPLAYGGASLPSLSGEDSVGSYRRRRTPWEIKEGAGEYRMRFDMPGMTRKDVKVWVEERMLVIEAEKLPAKEGEAEEWSATSYGRYSSRIALPDNVLVEQIKAEVKDGVLYITIPKASTSTKVLDIDVR, encoded by the exons ATGTCACTGGCTCTCTCCAGCTTCGGCCCCTCCTCAGTCCTCCTCTCGACCAGGAGAGGTACGATCAACTGCGGGAGGTGGCACATCACGGCCATGGGTGCTCAGAGCAGAGACAACTTGGATCACATGCAGAGAGCCAGCAAGCCACAACAAAGCCAACCCCTGCTCAAAAGGAGAGCAGCTCCATCTTCCCCTATCG GGCTTTGGGACAGGTTCCCCACGGCGAGGACAATCCAGCAGATGATGGACACGATGGAGAGAGTCATGGAGGATCCTCTCGCTTACGGCGGTGCTTCCCTGCCTTCCCTGAGCGGCGAGGACAGCGTGGGAAGCTACAGAAGGCGGAGGACGCCGTGGGAGATCAAGGAAGGAGCGGGGGAGTACAGGATGAGGTTCGATATGCCGGGCATGACCAGGAAGGACGTCAAGGTGTGGGTGGAGGAGAGGATGCTGGTCATCGAGGCCGAGAAGCTACCGGCGAAGGAAGGAGAAGCCGAGGAATGGTCAGCCACGAGCTATGGGAGATACAGCAGTAGGATTGCATTGCCGGACAATGTGCTGGTGGAGCAGATCAAGGCAGAGGTGAAGGATGGCGTGCTGTATATTACCATACCAAAGGCTTCGACTTCCACAAAGGTGTTGGATATTGATGTGCGGTAA
- the LOC103983548 gene encoding putative lipid-transfer protein DIR1 — MEWKLRSVALAMAVVLAVACTMEVAAQSLCKMSQEGLDACRPCISTVKPAEQPSDACCAALKQADLPCLCSYKNSVLLPYIGIDPKRAMQLPAKCSMAAPQQC; from the coding sequence ATGGAGTGGAAGCTTAGGAGCGTGGCGTTGGCCATGGCGGTGGTCCTGGCGGTGGCGTGCACCATGGAGGTGGCGGCCCAGAGCTTGTGCAAGATGAGCCAGGAGGGGCTGGACGCATGCAGGCCGTGCATCAGCACGGTGAAGCCGGCGGAGCAGCCCAGCGACGCCTGCTGCGCGGCGCTCAAGCAAGCCGACCTGCCCTGCCTCTGCTCCTACAAGAACTCCGTCCTGCTGCCGTACATCGGCATCGACCCCAAGCGCGCCATGCAACTCCCGGCCAAGTGCAGCATGGCTGCTCCCCAGCAGTGCTGA